A part of Ancylomarina subtilis genomic DNA contains:
- a CDS encoding SusD/RagB family nutrient-binding outer membrane lipoprotein yields the protein MKKIYLGLISLGLFVLSSGCSDDFGDMNVPSDAVTDVEPKFFLNSMQQEVFANYQRNVNLYPDLYSQYWANTVSGFGSPRYEYVDGWIGNQWKEFYTRHLRDALAIEASYAENPVYVDAIAIKDIWMCYWWSRMTDTYGDIPYFNAGQGEDVPYTSQQEIYVDLFKRLDHAISSITGGEEQYKYDDGYDLIYEGDARQWQKFGNSLRLRLAMRISNVDPVKAQAEVQAAINGTGGLLTSNDDVAKVPMWSQGWYDYLHQMAWNWGNVRMSKTFSDNLYNQSSAGEDPRAPKWFAYKVEGESKTKEEAGFDRYKGIENGYNLVPANSDDDYATINLEGGYIDFEGDGGVNLMYCPVMFYSEVKFLLAEAALRGWTTGDVNTLYKEGVSASMEYVGVSSDDASTYIDGLPNISGSNEAQLKQIITQKWLANFPNGVEGWADFRRTDYPDVTLPKDGVSGSSTVATGTWVKRVRYPDNEHLQNEANMPSALNTLDGDRMDIRLWWDTADTKTKTAGIMNSNF from the coding sequence ATGAAAAAAATATATTTAGGCCTGATCTCACTGGGACTATTCGTTCTGTCTAGTGGCTGTTCTGATGATTTTGGAGACATGAATGTCCCATCAGATGCCGTAACAGATGTTGAACCTAAATTCTTCCTTAATTCAATGCAACAGGAAGTATTTGCTAATTATCAGCGTAATGTCAACCTGTATCCTGATTTATATTCACAATACTGGGCCAATACCGTTTCAGGTTTTGGATCACCTCGTTATGAATATGTAGATGGCTGGATCGGTAATCAGTGGAAAGAGTTTTACACTCGACATTTACGTGATGCACTTGCTATTGAGGCTTCGTACGCAGAAAACCCAGTATATGTGGATGCCATTGCTATAAAAGATATTTGGATGTGCTACTGGTGGTCAAGAATGACCGATACTTATGGCGATATCCCCTATTTTAATGCTGGTCAAGGTGAAGATGTGCCTTATACTTCACAACAGGAAATTTACGTCGATCTTTTTAAACGATTAGACCATGCAATCTCCAGCATCACAGGTGGTGAAGAGCAATACAAATACGACGATGGTTACGATCTTATTTATGAGGGTGATGCAAGACAGTGGCAAAAATTTGGAAATTCTCTTCGACTACGTCTGGCTATGCGTATTTCCAATGTTGATCCTGTAAAAGCTCAAGCTGAAGTTCAAGCTGCTATAAATGGAACCGGAGGTTTATTAACAAGTAATGATGATGTGGCAAAAGTTCCCATGTGGAGTCAGGGTTGGTACGATTATTTACACCAAATGGCTTGGAATTGGGGCAATGTTCGCATGTCAAAAACCTTCTCTGACAACCTGTATAACCAATCAAGTGCAGGCGAAGACCCAAGAGCACCAAAATGGTTTGCCTACAAGGTAGAGGGGGAATCTAAGACAAAAGAGGAAGCTGGTTTCGATCGGTATAAAGGGATTGAAAACGGTTATAATCTTGTACCTGCAAATTCGGACGATGATTATGCAACCATCAACCTTGAGGGTGGCTATATTGATTTTGAAGGCGATGGCGGAGTCAATCTGATGTATTGCCCTGTTATGTTCTACTCGGAAGTTAAATTTTTGCTGGCAGAAGCGGCTTTGCGTGGTTGGACTACTGGCGATGTTAATACACTTTACAAAGAAGGTGTATCTGCTTCAATGGAATATGTAGGCGTATCAAGTGATGATGCAAGCACTTATATCGATGGACTGCCAAACATTTCAGGTTCTAACGAAGCTCAATTAAAACAAATCATAACTCAAAAATGGCTGGCTAATTTTCCAAATGGTGTTGAAGGCTGGGCAGATTTCAGAAGAACGGACTACCCTGATGTGACTTTACCTAAAGATGGTGTGAGTGGTAGCTCAACCGTTGCTACAGGAACCTGGGTTAAACGAGTACGCTATCCGGACAACGAACACCTTCAAAACGAAGCCAACATGCCATCGGCATTAAATACCTTGGACGGTGATAGAATGGATATTCGTTTATGGTGGGACACTGCTGATACCAAAACCAAAACAGCTGGTATCATGAATAGCAATTTTTAA
- a CDS encoding LamG domain-containing protein has translation MKTMKLNIKLWSFLAAFLMVFTIAACDDDNDLGQVDATSLDSLITEANDLIATTEEGTSPGDYKPGSKKQLQDVLTWVDWKIANAESQDDVADAAIKLQTYIDIFKTNIVSLAVPIIGQSNDTYIQISDNIKPLFNESFTIETKIYVVDLATKGYSNNIFATEQSGPDSGFVIRYFGDGTIHLNVGSGSGWNTIESEPGVIKAGEWMHIAFVNEISSQKLYVNGVEILSQDKAYMPAPEASFVIGNGPTWTDRVINGMVKDVRVWSNARTEQQISDNQDAAFENTEEGLAMYFPFDADLGTEFKDNTGKYTATFKGDVTWAADGIPPVIVIDFSELNTSIATATSLKAEVVEGTNNGDYPIGTKDYIQELIDEGNDLLANAKKQDEVAAQASSINSKLKLIKDNLVADATGIMVEPESDIYGFSITPNYTPQGDYTIEMDIEFESLGYGTAVFFYGYSYGIWATGYEELTEENVLNSGALWNFTDAGSGWQGPKADALTIKPGNWQHVALVHDNTARTTTLYVDGIEMGVDDNIGTPNIPSDSDFRLLGSNWGSVMHGSIKDFRMWDVAKAAADLNADIDGTEDGLQVYFPLEKVAGVKFKDVTGNYEGELKGVKWNIE, from the coding sequence ATGAAAACAATGAAATTAAACATAAAATTATGGTCCTTTCTGGCTGCCTTTTTAATGGTTTTTACCATTGCAGCTTGTGACGATGATAACGATTTAGGTCAGGTTGATGCAACTTCACTCGATTCATTAATTACTGAGGCTAATGACTTAATTGCAACAACTGAAGAAGGAACTAGTCCGGGCGACTACAAGCCTGGTTCTAAAAAACAATTACAGGATGTTTTAACCTGGGTCGATTGGAAAATTGCCAATGCTGAATCTCAAGATGATGTGGCAGATGCAGCGATTAAACTGCAAACTTATATTGATATTTTTAAAACAAATATTGTTAGTCTGGCTGTTCCAATTATTGGTCAATCTAACGATACCTACATTCAAATATCGGATAATATTAAACCTCTTTTTAATGAAAGTTTCACCATTGAAACAAAGATTTATGTTGTCGATTTAGCTACAAAAGGTTATTCAAACAACATATTTGCAACTGAACAATCAGGTCCTGATAGTGGTTTTGTAATTCGTTATTTTGGTGATGGTACAATTCATTTAAATGTTGGTAGTGGCAGTGGCTGGAATACTATAGAATCAGAACCCGGTGTAATTAAAGCGGGTGAATGGATGCATATTGCATTTGTAAATGAAATTAGCAGCCAAAAACTGTATGTTAATGGTGTAGAAATTTTATCACAAGACAAAGCTTATATGCCAGCTCCAGAAGCATCATTTGTGATTGGAAACGGCCCAACCTGGACTGACCGTGTTATCAACGGAATGGTTAAAGATGTCAGAGTATGGTCTAATGCCAGAACTGAACAACAGATCTCAGACAATCAGGATGCTGCTTTTGAAAATACAGAAGAAGGTTTAGCCATGTATTTCCCTTTCGATGCTGATTTGGGTACTGAATTTAAGGACAACACAGGTAAATACACTGCCACTTTTAAAGGTGATGTTACCTGGGCTGCAGATGGGATTCCTCCTGTAATCGTAATCGATTTTTCAGAACTAAACACATCTATTGCTACCGCAACAAGCTTAAAAGCAGAAGTTGTTGAAGGGACGAACAATGGGGATTATCCAATTGGAACAAAAGACTACATTCAAGAACTAATTGATGAAGGAAATGATCTTTTAGCCAATGCTAAAAAACAAGATGAAGTTGCTGCGCAGGCTTCTTCAATTAACTCTAAGTTAAAATTAATTAAAGACAATCTAGTCGCAGATGCAACTGGTATCATGGTAGAACCAGAATCTGATATTTATGGATTCAGCATTACACCTAACTATACGCCTCAGGGGGACTATACCATTGAAATGGATATCGAATTTGAATCTCTGGGCTATGGAACAGCAGTGTTCTTCTATGGTTATTCATATGGTATATGGGCTACAGGCTACGAAGAACTAACCGAAGAGAATGTCTTAAATTCCGGAGCCTTATGGAACTTCACTGACGCGGGTAGCGGATGGCAAGGCCCAAAAGCTGATGCATTGACAATCAAACCTGGGAACTGGCAGCATGTTGCTTTAGTTCACGACAATACCGCTCGTACAACTACGCTTTATGTTGACGGTATTGAAATGGGTGTTGATGACAATATTGGTACTCCTAATATTCCTTCCGATTCTGATTTCCGATTATTAGGAAGCAATTGGGGAAGCGTGATGCACGGCTCTATCAAAGATTTCCGTATGTGGGATGTTGCTAAAGCTGCTGCAGATCTAAACGCAGATATTGATGGAACTGAAGATGGTCTACAAGTTTATTTTCCTCTTGAAAAAGTTGCTGGTGTTAAATTTAAAGATGTAACTGGTAACTATGAAGGTGAACTTAAGGGTGTCAAATGGAATATTGAATAA
- a CDS encoding endonuclease/exonuclease/phosphatase family protein: MHPIRSQLLFILIVLSLSHSVLGQSTKLMSFNIRYDNQWDIENNWMLRRDKITKLINRYQPSIVATQEALSNQVNFLDSTLSNYSYIGIGREDGKQKGEFCAIFYNPAKYKVIKQATFWLSETPDIVSVGWDAALERICTYALFENINTKEQVYIFNAHFDHQGKVAQENSARLILKKIEAINKEDLPVVLMGDLNVTPEEKTITILKEELTDAITLSSSPFYGPKGTFNAFKNEPVTSRIDYCFVKNIKVLSYSHIDDRLDNNKHISDHYPVLVEIGTIKK; the protein is encoded by the coding sequence ATGCATCCTATCAGAAGTCAACTGCTTTTTATTTTAATCGTCCTGTCTTTATCTCATTCGGTATTGGGACAATCTACAAAGCTTATGTCCTTTAATATTCGATACGATAACCAATGGGATATTGAAAACAATTGGATGCTCCGCAGAGACAAAATCACAAAACTTATAAATAGATACCAACCTTCTATCGTAGCAACTCAAGAAGCTCTGAGTAATCAAGTTAACTTTCTGGATAGTACATTAAGTAATTACAGCTATATTGGAATTGGGCGGGAAGATGGAAAACAAAAAGGTGAATTCTGTGCCATTTTCTACAATCCTGCCAAATATAAAGTCATCAAACAAGCCACATTTTGGTTATCTGAAACTCCGGATATAGTATCTGTGGGATGGGATGCCGCTCTTGAACGTATTTGTACATACGCTCTTTTTGAAAATATTAATACAAAAGAACAAGTCTACATCTTTAATGCTCATTTCGATCATCAGGGGAAAGTAGCACAAGAAAATTCTGCCCGCTTAATTTTAAAGAAAATCGAGGCAATTAATAAAGAAGATTTACCTGTCGTTTTAATGGGAGATTTAAACGTGACCCCGGAAGAAAAGACTATTACAATATTAAAAGAAGAGCTCACTGATGCCATCACGCTCTCTTCTTCCCCATTTTATGGCCCTAAAGGCACATTCAATGCTTTCAAAAACGAACCTGTTACCTCGCGAATCGACTACTGTTTCGTTAAAAACATCAAAGTATTATCCTACTCCCATATCGATGACAGACTTGATAATAACAAGCATATTTCAGACCATTATCCTGTTCTGGTTGAAATTGGGACAATCAAAAAATAG
- a CDS encoding GH92 family glycosyl hydrolase, with protein sequence MNKLNLSKILISAFVFSLGCISCQTKVNYIPIDNNPIQFVDPTIGSGGHGHVFIGASVPFGAVQLGPNNITMEWDWCSGYHHSDTTIIGFSHTHLSGTGIGDLGDILMMPVTSVNDYSIENLSAKTRLSGFSHKTEKAQASYYSVHLNKYNIDVELTASERVGFQKYNYKQKGNSQVIIDLERGIGWDKLDKAELIKLDDYSIAGYRFSKGWSKDQRIYFVTKFSKRIKDFKQVGENAQYTVLSFEGNGELMLKTAISPVSIEGAINNLTTEIPEWDFEEVVANANTKWNKELNKIQVKTASQKDLKIFYTACYHSMIAPSLFNDSNKDYRGTDKKVYKDVDFNNYSVFSLWDTYRAAHPLFTITQSDRVSDMINSMLKIYEQQGKLPVWHLMGSETNTMVGYSAVPVVVDACLKGIKGIDYELAYEAVKTTATGDFEPGVKEMMTLGYIPADAMHESVASALEYAISDWAIGQLAKRLDKEDDAIYFAKRAEAYRNYFDSSDKFMKGKMKDGSWRTPFDPYSAQHRVNDYCEGNAWQYLWLVPQNPEGLIELFGGDKPFISKLDSLFSISSELEEGASNDITGLIGQYAHGNEPSHHTTYLYAYAGEQYKTADKVRYIMNELYSDKIDGLCGNEDCGQMSAWYIMSSMGMYPVNPSNGAYVFGSPLFNEVTINLPGNKSFKILAKNNSDKNIYIQSVSLNGKEYTKSFITHKDIVKGGTLVFKMGSTPNTNFGKANQDRPQSIVY encoded by the coding sequence ATGAACAAGTTGAACCTAAGTAAAATTCTTATTTCTGCATTTGTATTTAGTCTGGGATGCATATCCTGCCAAACAAAAGTGAATTATATTCCCATTGATAACAATCCAATTCAATTTGTAGATCCTACAATTGGATCAGGAGGCCATGGACATGTTTTTATTGGAGCCAGTGTTCCCTTTGGTGCGGTTCAACTCGGTCCCAATAATATTACAATGGAATGGGATTGGTGCTCAGGTTATCACCATTCTGACACAACCATTATTGGGTTTTCACACACCCATTTAAGTGGAACCGGTATTGGAGATTTAGGTGATATTCTTATGATGCCAGTCACCTCAGTTAACGATTACAGCATTGAAAATTTAAGTGCAAAAACACGTCTTTCTGGTTTCTCACATAAAACAGAAAAAGCGCAAGCTTCCTATTATTCGGTTCATTTAAACAAATATAACATTGATGTAGAGCTTACAGCCAGCGAGCGCGTTGGCTTTCAGAAATACAACTACAAACAAAAAGGCAATTCACAAGTAATTATCGATTTGGAAAGAGGAATTGGTTGGGATAAACTTGACAAAGCCGAATTAATAAAACTTGACGACTACAGTATTGCTGGGTATCGTTTTTCAAAAGGCTGGTCAAAGGATCAACGCATCTATTTTGTGACAAAATTCTCGAAACGTATTAAAGATTTCAAACAAGTTGGTGAAAACGCCCAGTATACAGTTTTAAGTTTCGAAGGGAATGGTGAATTAATGCTCAAAACAGCCATTTCTCCTGTAAGTATAGAGGGTGCTATCAATAATCTGACAACTGAAATCCCTGAATGGGATTTTGAAGAAGTAGTTGCCAATGCCAACACCAAATGGAATAAGGAGCTCAACAAAATTCAGGTTAAGACAGCCAGTCAAAAAGATTTAAAGATTTTTTATACGGCTTGTTATCACAGTATGATTGCACCAAGTCTTTTCAACGATTCGAATAAAGACTACCGAGGAACAGACAAGAAAGTCTATAAAGACGTTGACTTTAACAATTACTCAGTCTTCTCTTTGTGGGATACTTACCGTGCAGCTCATCCCCTATTTACAATTACACAAAGCGATCGTGTTAGTGATATGATTAACTCCATGCTTAAAATTTATGAGCAACAAGGGAAACTCCCAGTTTGGCACCTAATGGGAAGTGAAACCAACACAATGGTCGGTTACTCTGCCGTTCCTGTTGTTGTTGATGCCTGTTTAAAAGGGATAAAAGGTATTGATTATGAATTAGCCTACGAGGCAGTAAAAACAACGGCAACAGGTGATTTCGAGCCTGGAGTGAAAGAAATGATGACGCTGGGTTACATTCCTGCCGATGCCATGCACGAATCGGTTGCCTCAGCCTTGGAATACGCCATCAGCGATTGGGCAATCGGCCAATTAGCAAAACGTTTAGACAAAGAAGATGACGCTATTTATTTTGCAAAAAGAGCAGAAGCCTACCGAAATTATTTTGACTCGTCAGACAAATTCATGAAAGGTAAAATGAAAGATGGCAGCTGGAGAACGCCTTTTGACCCTTACTCTGCTCAACATCGGGTTAACGATTATTGCGAAGGGAATGCCTGGCAATATCTGTGGTTGGTTCCTCAAAACCCGGAAGGTTTAATTGAGCTTTTTGGTGGTGATAAACCATTTATCAGTAAGCTTGATTCATTATTCTCAATCTCATCAGAATTGGAAGAAGGAGCTTCGAATGATATTACAGGACTTATTGGACAATATGCACATGGCAACGAGCCTTCACATCACACCACCTATTTGTATGCCTATGCAGGCGAGCAATACAAAACGGCTGATAAGGTTCGTTACATCATGAACGAACTTTACTCCGACAAAATTGATGGTTTGTGTGGCAACGAGGATTGTGGTCAAATGTCGGCCTGGTACATCATGTCATCCATGGGAATGTATCCTGTTAATCCAAGTAATGGTGCTTACGTTTTTGGCAGTCCATTATTCAACGAAGTAACAATCAACCTACCGGGTAATAAAAGCTTTAAAATTCTTGCTAAAAACAATAGCGACAAGAATATCTACATTCAATCAGTCAGTTTAAATGGTAAAGAGTATACAAAATCTTTCATTACGCATAAGGATATCGTAAAAGGTGGAACCCTGGTTTTTAAAATGGGATCAACACCCAACACCAATTTTGGGAAAGCCAATCAAGACAGACCTCAATCAATTGTTTATTAG